The following are encoded together in the Zingiber officinale cultivar Zhangliang chromosome 8A, Zo_v1.1, whole genome shotgun sequence genome:
- the LOC122010619 gene encoding expansin-A7-like, with protein MAPSLLRQHGRLALVFLVLLLSTATTSSALALPKLPKLPNFRPGRWRYAHATFYGDETASETMGGACGFGNLFSTGYGTATAALSTVLYLGGFSCGQCFQIRCAKSQYCYRGSPIATITATNLCPPNWALPSNNGGWCNPPRPHFDMSKPAFMKIAQWRAGIVPVMYRRVPCPRRGGIRFLLQGNGYWLLTFVMNVGGAGDVGSMWVKGSKTGWMKMSHNWGASYQAFSRLGGQSLSFKVVSYSTKQTIFAYNVAPANWWTGKTYQARVNFK; from the exons ATGGCGCCCTCCCTGCTGCGGCAGCACGGCCGCCTCGCGTTAGTCTTCCTCGTTCTCCTCCTCAGCACGGCCACCACGTCGTCGGCTTTAGCGTTGCCGAAGTTACCTAAACTTCCCAATTTCCGACCAGGCCGTTGGAGGTACGCCCACGCCACCTTCTACGGCGACGAGACGGCGTCGGAGACCATGG GCGGAGCATGCGGCTTCGGGAACCTGTTCAGCACCGGGTACGGGACGGCGACGGCGGCGCTGAGCACGGTGCTGTACCTGGGCGGATTCTCCTGCGGGCAATGCTTCCAGATCCGGTGCGCGAAGTCGCAGTACTGCTACCGTGGGTCTCCGATCGCCACCATCACCGCCACCAACCTCTGCCCGCCCAACTGGGCCTTGCCCTCCAACAACGGCGGCTGGTGCAACCCTCCCAGGCCCCATTTCGACATGTCCAAGCCGGCCTTCATGAAGATCGCCCAGTGGCGCGCCGGCATCGTCCCGGTCATGTACCGGAG GGTGCCGTGCCCTAGGAGAGGAGGGATTCGGTTCTTGTTGCAGGGCAATGGGTACTGGCTGCTGACGTTCGTGATGAACGTGGGAGGGGCAGGGGACGTCGGGAGTATGTGGGTGAAGGGGAGCAAGACCGGGTGGATGAAGATGAGCCACAACTGGGGAGCCTCGTACCAGGCCTTTTCCCGGCTCGGCGGCCAGTCGCTCTCCTTCAAGGTCGTCTCCTACTCCACCAAGCAGACCATCTTCGCATACAACGTCGCTCCGGCCAACTGGTGGACCGGCAAGACGTACCAGGCGCGCGTCAACTTCAAGTGA
- the LOC122008080 gene encoding deSI-like protein At4g17486, with product MTEVVLHVYDVTNSGSEKTNNTILQINRIFKDRIGLGGIFHSAIQVYGDEEWSFGYCEQGSGVFSCPPGRNPMYTYRERIVLGETDCSIFKVNQILRELSRTWPGQSYDLLSKNCNHFCDTFCEKLGAPKLPGWINRFANAGDTAVVVAGNAAFRLRQAKQEIVTASKVAYRFMSGLASNPNSEEGTPESPSNSNRGSPRFQGAWFKNLISIGAKPSTSTSELAEESNDVPIHHQQHSEAATRLETK from the exons ATGACGGAGGTAGTGTTGCACGTATACGACGTGACCAACAGCGGATCGGAGAAGACGAACAACACCATCCTCCAGATCAACCGTATCTTTAAGGATCGTATCGGACTCGGCGGCATCTTCCACAGCGCTATTCag GTTTATGGAGATGAGGAATGGTCATTTGGATATTGTGAACAAGGCTCTGGAGTTTTCAGTTGTCCTCCAGGTAGAAATCCTATGTATACCTACCGTGAGAGAATTGTTCTGGGAGAAACAGATTGCTCCATTTTCAAAGTCAATCAGATTTTGAGAGAGCTTAGTCGAACATGGCCGGGACAGTCATATGATCTTTTATCAAAGAACTGCAATCATTTCTGTGACACATTCTGTGAAAAGCTAGGTGCCCCAAAGCTTCCAG GCTGGATTAACCGCTTTGCTAATGCTGGTGATACTGCTGTGGTAGTTGCAGGAAATGCAGCATTCAGG CTGCGTCAAGCAAAACAAGAAATTGTAACTGCTAGCAAAGTGGCTTACAGATTTATGTCTGGTTTAGCTTCAAATCCAAATTCAGAGGAGGGTACTCCAGAATCCCCAAGCAATTCTAATAGAGgtagccctagatttcaaggtGCATGGTTTAAAAACTTGATATCCATTGGCGCCAAACCATCAACAAGCACATCGGAGCTCGCAGAAGAGTCTAATGACGTACCTATCCACCATCAACAACATTCAGAAGCTGCAACACGGCTCGAAACAAAATAG